One stretch of Microbacterium terrae DNA includes these proteins:
- a CDS encoding acyltransferase family protein: MASGEPPQTPARIASLDGMRALALLAVFAFHTWEFAGHPDIPIVSEVVSQNIRPDFFVVLTGFFLYLPFARDAARHATFHAPSYLARRLRRIVLPYWAALVYAVLLPEVLVVVTRLAGQDASWQLVPTFWDLFTHFTFTHLFFEEYWSGVNGSLWTMSLEMQLYLLFPLVMIVAARWRLPGLFALIGLSTAFRIAVAAFVPENTQFMWSASGAGRLMEFVAGMLAAVLVFAIPRFAMRHTYLALLAMGVIGGYAIATLPALQHTVLPLRELGLSVMFAGFVVLVLTFPPLDRALALRPLGFVGYRAYSIFLIHQPTMWYFSEFLRKDAGVPQGIGMLAILWTVGFALTVLVGGLLFVTVERPCILWSRRAGTARERVLPTT, translated from the coding sequence GTGGCATCTGGGGAGCCGCCGCAGACACCGGCGCGCATCGCGTCGCTTGACGGCATGCGCGCGCTCGCGCTCCTCGCAGTCTTCGCGTTCCACACGTGGGAGTTCGCGGGGCACCCCGACATCCCCATCGTCTCGGAGGTCGTGTCGCAGAACATCCGGCCGGACTTCTTCGTCGTGCTCACAGGGTTCTTCCTCTACCTGCCGTTCGCCCGCGATGCTGCACGCCACGCGACATTCCACGCTCCGTCGTATCTCGCGCGACGACTGCGGCGCATCGTGCTGCCGTACTGGGCGGCGCTCGTCTACGCCGTGCTGCTCCCCGAGGTGCTGGTCGTCGTGACCCGTCTGGCCGGGCAGGATGCGTCGTGGCAGCTCGTGCCGACGTTCTGGGACCTCTTCACCCACTTCACCTTCACTCACCTCTTCTTCGAGGAGTACTGGTCGGGCGTGAACGGGAGCCTGTGGACGATGTCGCTCGAGATGCAGCTCTATCTGCTGTTCCCGCTGGTGATGATCGTCGCCGCGCGGTGGCGCCTGCCCGGACTGTTCGCCCTGATCGGATTGTCTACGGCGTTCCGGATCGCCGTCGCGGCGTTCGTGCCCGAGAACACCCAGTTCATGTGGTCGGCATCCGGTGCCGGGCGGCTGATGGAGTTCGTCGCCGGGATGCTCGCCGCGGTGCTGGTCTTCGCGATACCTCGCTTCGCGATGCGGCACACTTATCTCGCGCTGCTCGCAATGGGTGTGATCGGCGGGTACGCCATCGCCACCCTCCCCGCGCTCCAGCACACCGTGCTGCCTCTGCGTGAACTCGGACTTTCGGTCATGTTCGCAGGCTTCGTCGTGCTCGTACTCACGTTCCCACCGCTCGATCGTGCACTCGCGTTGAGGCCGCTCGGCTTCGTGGGGTATCGCGCCTACAGCATCTTCCTCATCCACCAGCCGACGATGTGGTACTTCTCAGAGTTCCTGAGGAAGGATGCGGGAGTTCCTCAGGGTATCGGCATGCTCGCGATCCTCTGGACGGTCGGATTCGCGCTCACCGTGCTCGTCGGCGGTCTCCTGTTCGTGACCGTGGAGCGGCCGTGCATCCTGTGGTCCCGCCGCGCCGGGAC